CGGCTCCCGAGGACTCCACCGGGGACGAACTCGTCCTCTGGTCGACCCTGACCAGCCGGTACCGCGACGCCCGAGAAGCCCTCGTCGCCGGTGGCGGTGACGACGACCGGTTCACCGACCCCCGCGAGGCCGGAGCACGAATGGCCGAGTGGGAGTCCGCCTACCGGACGGCGAGCCGGGACTACGAACCGGTGGCGCGCCTCCTCGGCTTTCCCCTGCCCTGACGTCACGATCTCTCGCACTCGTGCCGGGGACGGAGAAAGCCCCGACCCGCGTGAGCGGATCGGGGCTTTCGGTTCAGTGGCGGGCGAGCCCGCCGACTGACGGCGTCACGAGGACGCCACCGAGTCAGATGACGCGGATGTTCTCGGCCTGGAGGCCCTTGTTGCCCTGAGCCGTGTCGAACTCGACCTTCTGGTTCTCTTCCAGGTTGCGGTAGCCGTCGCCGGCGATCGCGGAGAAGTGCGCGAAGACGTCAGTGGTTCCGTCGTCGGGGGTGATGAAGCCGAAGCCCTTTTCGGAGTTGAACCACTTAACGGTGCCTGTTGCCATTTTTCTATTTCCTTCAATCAGAGTTGTCGATCCCGATTTCGAGATCGCTCGTCGCGGTGCCTTTTTGTCCGCTCCCTCTGAGAACGACGCCACCGTCGGAACCCCTCTCGGTGAGAGGAGGCCTCCGGCACGTCGCGAGATACAAATGCGTAACACAACAACCAGTTCCATCAGCGTAGTGCACGGAGGCCCGCGGGCACACCCTCTGAGCAGAACTCGTGTCGGCGTGTCGCCTCGACGGCCGGACGAGGCAAGGCGAGCCACATCTCGTCGGCACGGTCACGACAGGGCTGGTGCTCGTTCGCGCCGGGGCTGGTGCCGGATGTGGGACTCGAACCCACACGCCCTCACGGACAGAGCATTTTGAGTGCTCCGCGTCTGCCATTCCGCCAATCCGGCGCACAACAACCAGGTCGACAATACCGTAGGCTTCACGTCGTGAGTGACCAGGAAGCAACCCCAGCAGCACCCCGTCGCGTCGTCGTGGCCGAAGATGAGTCCCTCATCCGCCTCGACATCGTCGAGATCCTCCGCGACAACGGTTTCGAGGTGGTGGGCGAGGCCGGAGACGGCGAGACCGCCGTCGCCCTCGCGACCGAGCTGCGCCCCGACCTCGTCATCATGGACGTCAAGATGCCCCAGCTGGACGGCATCTCCGCCGCCGAGCGGCTCTCGAAGGCGCACATCGCGCCGGTCGTCCTGTTGACCGCGTTCAGCCAGAAAGAGCTCGTCGAGCGGGCGAGCGAGGCCGGCGCCCTCGCCTATGTCGTGAAGCCCTTCACGCCGAACGACCTGCTGCCCGCGATCGAGATCGCCCTCTCGCGGTACGCACAGATCATCACGCTCGAGGCCGAGGTCGCCGACCTGGTCGAGCGGTTCGAGACCCGCAAGCTCGTCGACCGGGCCAAGGGCCTGCTGAACGAGAAGATGGGGCTCACCGAGCCCGAGGCCTTCCGGTGGATCCAGAAGGCGTCCATGGACCGCCGTCTGACGATGCACGACGTCGCCCAGGCGATCATCGAACAGCTCAGCGCCAAGAAGTAGTCGTCCGCGACGAGAGAAGGCCCGCCCCGACGATCGGGGCGGGCCTTCTCTCGTCGGCGGCCTAGTCTCGGGCGTCCGTGAGGAAGTTCGTGATGCGGACCGTGGACAGGAGGCGGCCGCGGTCGTCGGTCATGACGACCTGGTGCGTGGTCAGGGTGGAGCCGAGGTGCAGGGCCGTGCAGGTGCCCGTCACCCAGCCGGTCGCAGCCGACCGACTGTGACTGGCGTTGAGTTCGATGCCCATGGCGACGCGGCCGGCTCCGGCGTGGACGTTCGCCGCGACCGACCCGAGGGTCTCGGCCAGGACGACGTGCGCGCCACCGTGCAGGATGCCGACCGGCTGCGTGTTGCCCTCCACGGGCATCCGGCCCACGGCCCGGTCGGCGCTCATCTCGTCGATGACGATGCCCATCTTCTCGGCAAGCGCGCCGACACCCCGACGGCCGAACAGCTCGACGGCGGCGGCACTCAGGGACGCGTCCGACGAGACGGTCCTCTCGGCGTCGTTCGGGACGGCGGACGGACTGCTCATGGTTCTCCGGGTGCTCGGACCGAGGCGCCCGGCGACGGTGTCGGGGGTGCCCGCTAGGCTGACGTGGTGACGGACGACACGAAGCCTACCCTCCTGGTCATCGACGGCCATTCCCTCGCTTTCCGGGCCTTCTACGCCCTGCCGGTCGACAGTTTCGTGAACCGCGAGGGCCAGCACACCAACGCCATCCACGGCTTCATCTCGATGCTGCTCAGCCTGCTCAAAGCCGAGAAGCCGACGCATCTGGCCGTCGCGTTCGACATCTCGCGATTCTCCTTCCGCACCCGTGAGTACCCCGAGTACAAGGGCACCCGGTCCGAGACCCCTCCCGAGTTCGTCGGTCAGATCCCGCTCCTGCAGGAGGCGCTGCACGCCATGGGCATCACGACCATCACGAAAGAGGACTTCGAGGCCGACGACATCCTCGCGACCCTCGCCACCCGCGGTCGCGACGACGGTTACCGGGTCCTGGTGGTGTCCGGCGACCGCGACGCCATCCAGATGGTCAACGACGACGTCACCCTCCTCTACCCCTCGGCCCGAGGCGTCAGCGAGCTCACCCGATACGACCGAGACAAGGTCTTCGAGCGGTACGGCATCGAGCCCCACCAGTACCCCGAGGTCGCCGCCCTGGTCGGCGAGACGAGCGACAACCTCATCGGCATCGACAAGGTGGGGGAGAAGACCGCCGTCAAGTGGATCAACCTCTACGGCGGTCTCGACGAGATCATCGCGCGTGCCGACGAGATCAAGGGCGTCGTCGGGCAGAAGCTGCGCGAGCAGAAAGAGAACGCCGTCCGCAACCGCCGACTGAACCGCCTCGTCACCGACGTCGAGCTCCCGGTGGGGCCCGGCGACCTCGAGCGCCGGGGCATCGACGAGGCCGCCGTCCGTGAGCTGTTCGACAAGCTGCAGTTCCGCACCCTGCTCGACCGCGTCCTGGCCCTGTCGGAATCGACCGACGCGTCTGCCGCGAACTCGGGCGAGCCGACCGTGACGGCGGCACCCGAGGGCCTCCCCGTGGTCCGGACCCTCATCGACGAAGAACTCGCCTTCTGGCTGAAGAAACACGCGTCCGATCCCGAGAAGCCCGTCGGCCTGACCGTCGAGTACGGCGCGGACGGCATCGTCGGGCTCGGCATCTCGTCCCTCGACGAGTCGGCGTACGTGCCCTGGGCCGCGGGTCGCGGCGACTACGTCGCCCTCGAGGCCTGGCTCGACGACGCCACGCCCAAGGTGGTCCACGACGCGAAGCGGGCCTACAAGGCGCTCTCCCGCGCCGGCCTGACCCTGACGGGCATCGTCGGCGACCCCCGGGTCGCCGCCTGGCTTCTGCGCCCGGGCCGCACGTCTTTCGCGCTCTCCGACCTCGTCTACGAACAGCTGGGCGAGACCCTGCCCGTCGGCGACCCCAACCAGCTCGTGTCCGCCGACGACGACGTCAACGTGGCCTCCGAGGCCTGGTATGTCCTCCGTCTGTCCGAGTCGCTGGTGACGGCCCTCGACGAAGGCTCTCGACGGGTGCTCACCGAGATCGAGTTGCCGCTCGTCCCGGTACTGGGCGACATGGAACTCACGGGTGTCGCGGCCGACCGCGACACGCTCAAGGCGCTCTCGCTGCGGTTGGGCGAACAGGCAGGCGAGTTGGCGTCGGCCGCCTTCGCCGAGATAGGACGAGAGGTCAACCTCGGCTCGCCCAAACAACTCCAAGAGGTGCTCTTCGAACAGCTCGAGATGCCCAAGACCCGGGCCACGAAGACGGGCTACTCGACGGACGCCGCCTCCCTGGCCGATCTGCAAGAGAAGCACCCGCACCCCTTCCTCGACCTGCTGTTGAAGCACCGCGACGCGACGAAACTGCGTCAGATCATCGAGACGCTCGAGAAGTCGATCGCGGACGACGCCCGCATCCACACGACCTACGACCAGACGGGCACGACGACCGGGCGCATCTCGTCCGTCGACCCCAACCTCCAGAACATCCCGGTCAAGGCCGCCGTCGGTCGCGAGATCCGTGCGGCGTTCGTGCACGGGCCCGACTACGAGACGCTCCTCACGGCCGATTACTCGCAGATCGAGATGCGCATCATGGCGCACCTCTCGGGTGACGAGGGGCTGATCCAGGCGTTCAACGAGGGCGAAGACCTCCACCGGTTCGTCGGTGCCCGCATCTTCGGGGTGGAACCCGCCGACGTCACCCCTGCCATGCGCACGAAGGTCAAGGCCATGTCCTACGGCCTCGCCTACGGACTCAGCGCCTTCGGTCTGTCGAAGCAGCTGCGCATCGAGACGGCCGAGGCCCGCCAGCTCATGACCGACTACTTCGCCCGGTTCGGTGCCGTACGCGAGTACCTCCGCAACGTCGTCGAGCAGGCACGCGAAGACGGTTACACCGAGACCATCTACGGTCGGCGCCGTCCCTTCGCCGACCTCAAGTCGCCGAACCGCGTCCTGCGCGAGAACGCCGAGCGAGCCGCGTTGAACGCACCGATCCAGGGCTCGGCGGCCGACATCATGAAGATCGCGATGCTCGGCGTCCGATCCGAACTCGACGAACGAGAGATGGGCTCGCGAGTGCTGCTGCAGGTGCACGACGAACTCATCGTCGAGGTCGCACCGGGCGAGGTCGACGACGTGCGAGAGATCGTCCGCCGACGCATGAGCAGCGCTGCAGATCTGCGGGTGCCGCTCGACGTCAGCGTCGGCCTCGGCGAGAGCTGGGACGCCGCCGCCCACTGAACCGACGACTCCGCCTCCCCGATGCGCGCCTCTGCCGGGCCCGCGTCCGGGAGGGGAGGGGCCGTCGGGGCGGATCGTCCTCCGGTTCGGAGGCCGCGCCTCCTCGTCCCTCATGTCCCGGGCGCACCCGATCCATGGCCCGGACGGCCCCGCTCGGGCATCTGATGCCCGATCGTCGGGCATCCGGCTGCCCATCGGGCAGCGAAATGCCCCTGACCCGGGCACAAACGGACACGACACGCGGCACAGACTTGACCGAGCCACACAAACGGACTTATATAAGCGCAGATCAACAGCAGTTGAACTCCTTCCGCACTTCCGCACCACCGGTCAGCCCTCGAGGCGACCGTGCAGTCCGACGACGAGGTCTTCCATGTACGCACCGGAGCGTCACCAGCAGATCCTCGACACCGCCCTGTCCCGGGGCCGGGTCGAGGTCGCCGGTCTCGCACGAGAGCTCTCCGTCGCGCCCGAGACCGTGCGCCGCGACCTGACGGCCCTCGAGCGCCGGGGAGTTCTGCGCCGCGTGCACGGGGGCGCCATCGCCATGGAGCGCCTCGGCATCGAGCCCCCCGTGGTCGACCGCGAGGGCACGGCCGCGGCCGAGAAGGAGCACATCGCCCGGGCAGCCCTCGACGAACTGCCCGACGGCGGCTCGATCATCGTCGACGCCGGCACCTCGACCATCCGTCTCGCCGAACTGCTGCCCCTCGACCGCGAGCTGACGGTGGTCACGCACTCCCTCGCCGTCGCCACCATCCTCATCAGCCGACCGAACGTCACGCTGCACCTGCTCGGTGGGCTCATCCGCACCCGCACGTACTCGGCGGTGGGGGACTGGACGCGGGCCCAGATAGCGGACGTCTTCGCCGACGTCGCGTTCATCGGCACGAACGGCGTGTCGGTCGAGCGCGGCATCAGCACCCCCGATCTGGCGGAGGCGCGGGTCAAGCGCGCGCTCATCGCCGCGTCACGACGCACCGTCGTCCTCGCCGACCACACCAAGTTCGGTCGCGAGGACTTCGCCAAGGTCGCGCCGCTCACCGACGTCGACACCGTCATCACCGACTCCGGCGTGGACGCCGAGCTGGCCGACGACGTCGAACAGGCCGGCCCCCGGGTCGTGATCGCATGACGCGAGTCCGGCCGGCCACCCTCGTACCACCCCGACGCACCACAGCACCTCACACCACCTCCACCACCTCACATCCCTCTCGTCGCTGAGAGCAACAAGGAGAAGTCCTCACCATGTCCGAATTCACCCCCACCGTCACCGGTACGGGAGCCCGAGCGCGCGTCCAGCGCTTCGGCGGCTTCCTGGCCGGCATGATCATGCCGAACATCGGCGCCTTCATCGCCTGGGGCCTCATCACGGCCCTCTTCATCCAGACCGGTTGGACGCCGGTTCCCCAGCTCGGCGGCTTCGGCGAGATGTCGGACGGCACGCCGTGGCCCGGTCTCGTCGGCCCGATCATCAAGTACCTCCTGCCGATCTTGATCGCCTACACGGGTGGTCGCATGGTCCACGGACAGCGCGGTGCCGTCATCGGTGCCGTCGCCGTCATGGGCGTCATCGTCGCCACCGACGTGCCGCAGTTCCTGGGCGCGATGATCGTCGGTCCGCTCGCCGCCTGGGTCCTGAAGCAGTTCGACAAGCTCGTCGACGGCCGCATCAAGTCCGGCTTCGAGATGCTCGTCAACAACTTCTCGCTCGGCATCATCGGTGGCGCCATGGGCGTCCTGGCCTTCTTCGGCCTGGCCCCGGTCACCACGGCGATCACCAACGTCTTCGGCGGTGCCGTCGGGTTCCTCGTCGACCGCGGCCTGCTGCCCCTCGCGTCGATCATCATCGAGCCCGCCAAGGTGCTGTTCCTCAACAACGCCATCAACCAGGGCATCCTGACCCCGCTCGGTGGCACGCAGGTGCAAGAGGCCGGCAAGTCGATCCTCTTCATGCTCGAGTCGAACCCCGGCCCGGGCCTCGGCATCCTCCTCGCGTACCTCTTCTTCGGTCCGCGCGCCATCCGCCCCTCCGCCCCGGCCGCGATCATCGTCCACTTCTTCGGCGGCATCCACGAGATCTACTTCCCGTACGTGCTCATGAAGCCGATCCTGCTCGTCGCCGCCGTCCTCGGTGGTGCGACCGGCATCGCGACCTTCGCGCTCTTCAACGTCGGCCTCGTCGGTCCCGCGTCGCCCGGCAGCATCATCGCCTACACGCTCGTCGCCGCCCGCGGGGACCTTCTCCCGATCTACCTGGGTATCCTGCTCTCGGCGGCCGTCTCGTTCGTCGTCTCGTCCCTCCTGATGGGCTTCGGCCGCAAGGAGAACCGCGAGGCCCGTGCCGAGGACGCCGCCGCGCAGGAGCAGGCTCTCGCCGACGCCCAGGCCGCCACCGCGGCCAACAAGGCCACCAGCAAGGGCACCGCGGCACCCACCGCCTAGCCGGCCCGCACCACCAGTCAGCACCACCACCACACAAGGAGAAGGTCATGGCAACCCTCGACGGTTCCAGCATCAAGAAACTCATCGTCGCGTGCGACGCGGGAATGGGCAGCAGCGTCATGCTGGCGTCCACGCTCAAGAAGCAGCTGAAGAAGAGCGGTGTCACCGTCGAGCACTCGCCCGTCGCGTCGATCCCGTCGGACGCCGACGTCGTCGTCACCCAGAACAACCTGGCCGAGCGTGCCCGCGGCGTCGTGCCGAACGTGCCCGTGGTGCCGTTCCAGTTGTTCATGGGAGACCCCAACGTCGCCAAGATCGTCAAGGCGATCCAGGACGGCTCGACGGTCGAGGTCTGACGATGACCGACCAGCAGGCACCCGAGCTCTCGGCGCTCCTCGCCGAGTCGTCCATCCGACTCGACGAGGTCGCAGCCTCGCGTGACGAGGCCATCCGCAAGACGGGTCAGGCCCTCATCGACGCGGGCGCGATCGACGAGACGTACGTCGACGCGATGTTCGAGCGTGAGAACTCGGTGTCCACCTACGTCGGCGAGGGTGTGGCGATCCCGCACGGCACCCTCGCCGGCAAGGACTCGGTCAAAGAGGACGCCCTCGTCGTCCTGCGGTTCCCGACCCCGGTCGACTGGCACGGCAACGAGGTCTCGGTCACGGTCGGCATCGCCGCCAAAGGTAACGGCCACATCGCGATCCTCAGCCAGCTCGCCAGCATCCTGATGGACCCTGACAAGGCCGCCGCCCTGCGCGGATCGACCACGACCGCCGAGGTCTACGAGTTGCTCGCGTCGACCGACGACGACGACTGACCCCCACCCCCCTCCAGAGGAGAAGACATGCCAGAACGTTCCGTCACCATCGCCTCGAGCGTCGGGCTGCACGCCCGTCCCGCCTCGTTGTTCAGCCAGGCCGCCGGCAAGACCGGCGCCAAGGTCACGCTGACCTCCGCGGCCGGCAAGAGCGTCAACGCCGCCAGCATCCTGGGCGTGCTCTCGCTGGGCATCGGCCACGGTGAAGAGGTCGTCGTCGCGACCGAAGGCGACAACGCCGAGGCCGCCCTCGACGAGCTCGTCGCGCTCCTCGCGACCGACCTCGACAAAGAGTAGACACCTTCACCAGCACGGGGCGCCCGCCGACGAGAGTCGGCGGGCGCCCCGTTCGTCGTGGGAGCCGAGGAGGCGCGGTCCGGGCCCTCCGGCACCGCGCCTCCTGCGTCACTAGGCTCGTCGGCATGACCGATCCCGCGACGACGCCCACCCCGCGCACACCGACCCCCGTCGACGGGGTCGCCGAACGCTGGGTGGACACCCTCTGCGAGCTCGACCCGACCACCGCGACCTGGATCGGCCGTGAGGGCCGCACCGGCGAGTACGGCGACTACTCGCCCGAGGGTCACGCACGCCGCGTCGAGGCCGTCCGGGCCGCTCTGGCCGAACTGCGGAGCACCGCCCCCGTGGACGACGTCGACCGCGTCACCCGGGACGACCTGACGAGCGAGCTCCAGCTCGACCTCGAGTACGCCGAGCAGCGACTCGAACTGCGCGACCTCAACGTCATCGCGTCGCCGGCACAGGGCATCCGCGAGGTGTTCGACCTGATGCCGACCGACTCCGAAGGGGACTGGGTCGACGTCGCGTCCCGCCTCGGTCGGGTACGGACCGCCGTCGACCAGTACGTCGAGACCTTGCGTGCCGGCATCGCCGGGGGAGTGACCCCCGCCCGCCGGCAGGTCGAGAAGGTGGCCGAGCAGTGCGCCCGCATCGGTGCCGCCGACGGCTTCTTCACCGAGTTCGTCGGCGGAGCCCGGCTCGGCGACGGCAGCGAACCCGGCACGGCACTGGCTCGGGACCTCGCCTCGGGTGCCTCGTCGGCCGCGGATGCCTACGTCCACCTGCGACGCTTCCTCCTGGACGACCTGCTCCCCGCCGCCACCGCCGTGGACGCCGTCGGACGCGACGCCTACGCCCTCCACTCGCGACGCTTCCTCGGGGCGACGGTCGACCTGGACGAGACCTACGACTGGGGGATCGACGAGCTCGCCCGGATGACGAGCGAACAAGAGGCCGTCGCTCGGCAGATCGAACCCGGGGCGTCGGTCTCCCGGGCCATCGAGCTGCTCGACGCCGACCCCGCACGCCAGCTCGTCGGCACCGACGCCCTCCGCGCCTGGATGCAAGAGCTGAGCGACCGGGCCGTCGCCGAGTTGGGACGCGACCAGTTCGACATCCCCGAGCCGGTCCGCCGGCTGGAGTGCCGCATCGCGCCGACGAAGGACGGCGGCATCTACTACACGAGCCCCAGTGACGACTTCTCGCGACCCGGCCGCATGTGGTGGTCGGTTCCCGAGGGCGTCACCCGCTTCGGCACCTGGCGTGAGACGACGACGGTCTTCCACGAGGGCGTCCCCGGCCACCACCTGCAACTCGGCCAGGCCGTCCACAACCGGGCCACGCTGAACACCTGGCGCCGACAGCTGGCGGGGACCTCGGGGCACGCCGAGGGGTGGGCCCTCTACGCGGAGCGACTGATGGACGAGCTCGGCTGGCTCGGCGACCCGGGCGACCGGTTGGGCATGCTCGACGGTCAGCGCATGCGGGCGGCGCGCGTCGTCCTCGACATCGGCGTCCACCTCGGCAAGCCGTTCCCCGGAGGCGGCGGGTCCTGGGACGCGACGAACGCCTTCGCCTTCATGTCGGAGAACGTCAACATGGACACCGAGTTCGTGCGCTTCGAGGTCGACAGGTATCTCGGCTGGCCGGGACAGGCGCCGTCGTACAAGGTCGGTCAACGCATCTGGGAGGACCTCCGCGCCGAACGTGCTCGGCGAGAAGGAGACGCGTTCGACGTCAAGTCCTTCCACCGGGACGCCTTGCGGCTGGGCGGAGTCGGGCTCGACACGCTCCGGCGAGCCCTGCTGCACTGAGCCGTTCCGGCTGCCGACACGCCGTTGCCCACACCTGCGGCACCGCGCTAAGATGATCGCGCGCTATCTGCGTCGATCTTTCCGCACGCCGCGTTCGACACATCCCCACGGACACCGTTCGAGGGGCGAACACGGCCCGATTCATGCCCGTACTGGAGCACTAACTACATGACAACCGTAACGACCAAGGCACCCAAGCAGGTCGCCATCAACGACATCGGATCCGCTGATGACTTCCTGGCCGCGGTCGAGAAGACCCTGAAGTTCTTCAACGACGGCGACCTCATCGAAGGCACCGTCGTGAAGATCGACCGCGACGAGGTCCTCCTCGACGTCGGCTACAAGACCGAGGGCGTCATCCCCTCGCGCGAACTCTCGATCAAGCACGACGTCGACCCCACCGAGGTCGTCGAGGTCGGCGACACGGTCGAAGCCCTCGTCCTCCAGAAGGAAGACAAAGAAGGCCGTCTGATCCTGTCCAAGAAGCGCGCTCAGTACGAGCGTGCCTGGGGCGACGTGGAGAAGATCAAGGACGCCGACGGCGTCGTCACCGGTACGGTCATCGAGGTCGTCAAGGGTGGCCTCATCGTCGACATCGGCCTCCGTGGCTTCCTCCCCGCCTCGCTCATCGAGCTGCGCCGCGTCCGCGACCTCACGCCCTACCTCGGCCAAGAGATCGAGGCCAAGATCCTCGAGCTCGACAAGAACCGCAACAACGTGGTCCTGTCGCGCCGTGCCCTGCTCGAGCAGACGCAGTCCGAGAGCCGCACGACCTTCCTGAACAACCTCCACAAGGGCCAGGTCCGCAAGGGCGTCGTCTCGTCGATCGTCAACTTCGGTGCGTTCGTCGACCTGGGCGGCGTCGACGGTCTGGTGCACGTCTCCGAGCTCAGCTGGAAGCACATCGAGCACGCCAGCGAGGTCGTCGAGGTGGGCCAGGAGGTCACCGTCGAGATCCTCGAGGTCGACCTCGACCGTGAGCGCGTGTCGCTCTCGCTCAAGGCCACCCAGGAAGACCCGTGGCAGGTGTTCGCCCGCACGCACGCGATCGGTCAGGTCGCTCCGGGCAAGGTCACCAAGCTCGTCCCCTTCGGTGCGTTCGTCCGCGTGGCCGACGGCATCGAGGGCCTCGTGCACATCTCCGAGCTGTCGGCGAAGCACGTCGAGCTGGCCGAGCAGGTCGTCGCCGTCGGCGACGAGGTGTTCGTCAAGGTCATCGACATCGACCTCGACCGCCGTCGCATCTCGCTGAGCCTCAAGCAGGCCAACGAGGGTGTCGACCCCGAGGGCACCGAGTTCGACCCGGCGCTCTACGGCATGCTCACCGAGTACGACGACCAGGGCAACTACAAGTACCCCGAGGGCTTCGACCCCGAGACGAACGAGTGGCGCGAGGGCTTCGACTCGCAGCGCGAGAAGTGGGAGCAGGACTACGCTGCCGCCCAGGCGCGCTGGGAAGCCCACAAGAAGCAGGTCGCTGCCTCGCTCGTCGAAGAGACGACGTTCGACGCTCCCACGGGTTCGTCGTTCTCGGCCGAGTCCGCCTCGGGCGCCGGCACCCTCGCCGACGACGAGTCGCTCGCCGCTCTGCGCGAGAAGCTGTCGAACAACAACTGAGTCCCTCCGGTCTCGACCAGAAGGCGGTTCCCCCTCGGGGGAGCCGCCTTCCGGCGTTCCCGGCGTAGTCTCGACGTCGTGTTCGTCTGTGGATTGACCGGTGGCATCGCCGCCGGCAAGTCGGTCGTGGCCCGTCGACTCGCCGAACGGGGGGCGGCGCACGTCGACGCCGACGCCCTCGCCCGCGAGGTGGTCGAACCCGGATCGGCGGGACTCGAGGCCGTGGTCGCCCGCTTCGGGTCCGACGTGCTGCAGCCCGACGGCTCCCTCGACCGGGCCGCCCTGGGGGCCGTCGTCTTCGCCGATCCTGCCGCCCGGCGTGATCTCGAGGGCATCACGCACCCGGCCGTGCACGCTCTCTCGGCCCGGCGCATGGCAGACGCCGTCGCCGACGACCCGGAACGCGTCGTGGTCTACGACGTGCCGCTCCTCGTCGAGTCGCGAGGGACCGCCGGCTTCGACGTGGTCGTCGTCGTGCACGCCCCGCGCGAGGTGCGCCTGCGGAGGCTCGTCGAGCTGCGGGGGATGAGCGACGAGGAGGCGCGGCGCCGAGTGGACGCGCAGGCGGACGACCGTTCGCGGCTCGCCGTCGCGGACGTC
This genomic interval from Frigoribacterium sp. Leaf415 contains the following:
- a CDS encoding DUF885 domain-containing protein, whose protein sequence is MTDPATTPTPRTPTPVDGVAERWVDTLCELDPTTATWIGREGRTGEYGDYSPEGHARRVEAVRAALAELRSTAPVDDVDRVTRDDLTSELQLDLEYAEQRLELRDLNVIASPAQGIREVFDLMPTDSEGDWVDVASRLGRVRTAVDQYVETLRAGIAGGVTPARRQVEKVAEQCARIGAADGFFTEFVGGARLGDGSEPGTALARDLASGASSAADAYVHLRRFLLDDLLPAATAVDAVGRDAYALHSRRFLGATVDLDETYDWGIDELARMTSEQEAVARQIEPGASVSRAIELLDADPARQLVGTDALRAWMQELSDRAVAELGRDQFDIPEPVRRLECRIAPTKDGGIYYTSPSDDFSRPGRMWWSVPEGVTRFGTWRETTTVFHEGVPGHHLQLGQAVHNRATLNTWRRQLAGTSGHAEGWALYAERLMDELGWLGDPGDRLGMLDGQRMRAARVVLDIGVHLGKPFPGGGGSWDATNAFAFMSENVNMDTEFVRFEVDRYLGWPGQAPSYKVGQRIWEDLRAERARREGDAFDVKSFHRDALRLGGVGLDTLRRALLH
- the polA gene encoding DNA polymerase I, with the protein product MTDDTKPTLLVIDGHSLAFRAFYALPVDSFVNREGQHTNAIHGFISMLLSLLKAEKPTHLAVAFDISRFSFRTREYPEYKGTRSETPPEFVGQIPLLQEALHAMGITTITKEDFEADDILATLATRGRDDGYRVLVVSGDRDAIQMVNDDVTLLYPSARGVSELTRYDRDKVFERYGIEPHQYPEVAALVGETSDNLIGIDKVGEKTAVKWINLYGGLDEIIARADEIKGVVGQKLREQKENAVRNRRLNRLVTDVELPVGPGDLERRGIDEAAVRELFDKLQFRTLLDRVLALSESTDASAANSGEPTVTAAPEGLPVVRTLIDEELAFWLKKHASDPEKPVGLTVEYGADGIVGLGISSLDESAYVPWAAGRGDYVALEAWLDDATPKVVHDAKRAYKALSRAGLTLTGIVGDPRVAAWLLRPGRTSFALSDLVYEQLGETLPVGDPNQLVSADDDVNVASEAWYVLRLSESLVTALDEGSRRVLTEIELPLVPVLGDMELTGVAADRDTLKALSLRLGEQAGELASAAFAEIGREVNLGSPKQLQEVLFEQLEMPKTRATKTGYSTDAASLADLQEKHPHPFLDLLLKHRDATKLRQIIETLEKSIADDARIHTTYDQTGTTTGRISSVDPNLQNIPVKAAVGREIRAAFVHGPDYETLLTADYSQIEMRIMAHLSGDEGLIQAFNEGEDLHRFVGARIFGVEPADVTPAMRTKVKAMSYGLAYGLSAFGLSKQLRIETAEARQLMTDYFARFGAVREYLRNVVEQAREDGYTETIYGRRRPFADLKSPNRVLRENAERAALNAPIQGSAADIMKIAMLGVRSELDEREMGSRVLLQVHDELIVEVAPGEVDDVREIVRRRMSSAADLRVPLDVSVGLGESWDAAAH
- a CDS encoding HPr family phosphocarrier protein — encoded protein: MPERSVTIASSVGLHARPASLFSQAAGKTGAKVTLTSAAGKSVNAASILGVLSLGIGHGEEVVVATEGDNAEAALDELVALLATDLDKE
- a CDS encoding PTS mannitol transporter subunit IICB produces the protein MSEFTPTVTGTGARARVQRFGGFLAGMIMPNIGAFIAWGLITALFIQTGWTPVPQLGGFGEMSDGTPWPGLVGPIIKYLLPILIAYTGGRMVHGQRGAVIGAVAVMGVIVATDVPQFLGAMIVGPLAAWVLKQFDKLVDGRIKSGFEMLVNNFSLGIIGGAMGVLAFFGLAPVTTAITNVFGGAVGFLVDRGLLPLASIIIEPAKVLFLNNAINQGILTPLGGTQVQEAGKSILFMLESNPGPGLGILLAYLFFGPRAIRPSAPAAIIVHFFGGIHEIYFPYVLMKPILLVAAVLGGATGIATFALFNVGLVGPASPGSIIAYTLVAARGDLLPIYLGILLSAAVSFVVSSLLMGFGRKENREARAEDAAAQEQALADAQAATAANKATSKGTAAPTA
- a CDS encoding cold-shock protein, with product MATGTVKWFNSEKGFGFITPDDGTTDVFAHFSAIAGDGYRNLEENQKVEFDTAQGNKGLQAENIRVI
- a CDS encoding PaaI family thioesterase, with protein sequence MSSPSAVPNDAERTVSSDASLSAAAVELFGRRGVGALAEKMGIVIDEMSADRAVGRMPVEGNTQPVGILHGGAHVVLAETLGSVAANVHAGAGRVAMGIELNASHSRSAATGWVTGTCTALHLGSTLTTHQVVMTDDRGRLLSTVRITNFLTDARD
- a CDS encoding DeoR/GlpR family DNA-binding transcription regulator, encoding MYAPERHQQILDTALSRGRVEVAGLARELSVAPETVRRDLTALERRGVLRRVHGGAIAMERLGIEPPVVDREGTAAAEKEHIARAALDELPDGGSIIVDAGTSTIRLAELLPLDRELTVVTHSLAVATILISRPNVTLHLLGGLIRTRTYSAVGDWTRAQIADVFADVAFIGTNGVSVERGISTPDLAEARVKRALIAASRRTVVLADHTKFGREDFAKVAPLTDVDTVITDSGVDAELADDVEQAGPRVVIA
- a CDS encoding PTS sugar transporter subunit IIA, which encodes MTDQQAPELSALLAESSIRLDEVAASRDEAIRKTGQALIDAGAIDETYVDAMFERENSVSTYVGEGVAIPHGTLAGKDSVKEDALVVLRFPTPVDWHGNEVSVTVGIAAKGNGHIAILSQLASILMDPDKAAALRGSTTTAEVYELLASTDDDD
- a CDS encoding PTS lactose transporter subunit IIB yields the protein MATLDGSSIKKLIVACDAGMGSSVMLASTLKKQLKKSGVTVEHSPVASIPSDADVVVTQNNLAERARGVVPNVPVVPFQLFMGDPNVAKIVKAIQDGSTVEV
- a CDS encoding ANTAR domain-containing response regulator, which translates into the protein MSDQEATPAAPRRVVVAEDESLIRLDIVEILRDNGFEVVGEAGDGETAVALATELRPDLVIMDVKMPQLDGISAAERLSKAHIAPVVLLTAFSQKELVERASEAGALAYVVKPFTPNDLLPAIEIALSRYAQIITLEAEVADLVERFETRKLVDRAKGLLNEKMGLTEPEAFRWIQKASMDRRLTMHDVAQAIIEQLSAKK